The following nucleotide sequence is from Vicinamibacterales bacterium.
CATTCATCGTCTCGATCCCGGGATCGTGCCGTTCCGCAAGGCGACGGCGTGCTCCGTGCACGTCAGCGGCGGCGAGTTCAATTGCGCCGCGAACCTGGCCGATTGTTTCGGGCTCCGCACCGGCATTGCCACCGCCCTCGTCGACTATCCGATCGGCGAGCTGATCGCCGGACAGGTCAGGGCGATGGGCGTGACGCCGTTCTACAAGCGCTTCGCGCACGACGGGGTGCGCGGACCGAACATGGCGGCGGTCTACAGCGATCGCGGGTTCGGCGTCCGCGGACCGGTCGTCTTCTACAACCGCGCCAACGAGGCGGCCGCGCTGCTCAAGCCCGGCGACTTCGACTGGAAGGACATCTTCGCCGCCGGCGTGCGGTGGTTTCACAGCGGGGGCATCTTCGCCTCGCTGTCGGAAACGACCGCCGAGTTGATCGTCGAAGGCATGGACGCGGCGAGAAAGCACGGCGCGGTCGTATCGTTCGATCTCAACTATCGCGAGAAGCTGTGGACCGCCGCCGGCGGTGCGCAGCGCGCCGTCTCGGTGCTCGGCCGCATCGTCGAGCACGTCGACGTGC
It contains:
- a CDS encoding sugar kinase, whose translation is MSTPLKIKPDGALDFLSLGALIHRLDPGIVPFRKATACSVHVSGGEFNCAANLADCFGLRTGIATALVDYPIGELIAGQVRAMGVTPFYKRFAHDGVRGPNMAAVYSDRGFGVRGPVVFYNRANEAAALLKPGDFDWKDIFAAGVRWFHSGGIFASLSETTAELIVEGMDAARKHGAVVSFDLNYREKLWTAAGGAQRAVSVLGRIVEHVDVLVGNEEDLQKGLGIAGPKVAATSRLDPSTFVDMMARVVDRFPNVKAVATTLREVHSTSRHAWAAVAWIGGETHLSPTCELDVYDRVGGGDGFASGFFYGLMSGEPAEQAVRLGWAHGALLTTFPGDTTMATL